A stretch of DNA from Candidatus Bathyarchaeota archaeon:
ATTCCGTCTCCAACCATTGCTACTATTTTTCCTTCATCTTGAAGTCTTTTGATTTCTGAAGCTTTGTCTTTGGGCAAAACTTCTGCAAACACACGGTTTACTCCAATCTGTTTAGCGATGGCTTGCGCCGTTCGTTTGTTGTCCCCCGTGAGCATGATTACTTCAATCCCCATGTTTTGAAGGGTCTTAACTGCATCAACTGAATATTCCTTCAAAGTATCAGCAACAGCAATCACACCTGCAGCTTTTCCATCCACTGCAACAAGCATCGCAGTCTTGCCGTCCTCTTCCAAGGATTGCATCTTTTTTTCCAGTTCCTTGATGTCCACGTTGTTTTGTTCCATCAACTTTCGGGTGCCCAGCAAAACCTTCTTTTTGTTGTGTTCAACTTCAACGCCGTATCCTGGAATGGCATTAAACTTTTCAGGATCAGAAACTTTAATGTCCATTTCTTGCGCTTTTTTTACAATTGCCTCTCCAAGTGGATGCTCTGAGTTTTTTTCAGCTATAGCTGCTAGTTTTAGTAGTTCTTCTTCGTCATGTTTGGTTTCTTTGGACGCTGAAACAGGAATAATGTCTGTGACTTCAGGTTCTCCTTTAGTCAAGGTTCCCGTTTTGTCAAAAACGATTGCTTGAAGTTTGTGGACTGTTTCTAAAGCTTCGCTGCTTTTGATTAGAACTCCGAATTCGGCTCCTTTTCCCACTCCGACCATGATTGCGGTTGGTGTAGCTAATCCCATGGCGCATGGGCAGGCGATGATTAGAACAGCAATGAATATGGTTAAAGCAAAAGTAAACTCTGCTGCCACAAGATACCAAACGAAAAATGATATGGTTGCAGCAATTAAGACCATTGGCACAAAGTAGCTACTGACTGCGTCTACCATGCGTTGGATTGGGGCTTTAGAACCCAAGGCGTTTTCTACAAGTTTGATAATCTGAGCCAGTACCGTGTCAGAGCCAACTTTTGTTGCTTTGAATTTGAGCATACCTGTTTTGTTTATTGTTGCTCCAACAACTGAATCTCCAACCTTTTTTTCTACAGGAATGCTTTCTCCAGTGATTACTTTCTCATCTACTCCTGAATATCCGTCAGTGACTACTCCGTCAACAGGGATTTTTTCTCCCGGGCGAACAATTACAATGTCTCCAACTTGAACGTCTTCAACTGGGACCTCGGTTTCTTTTCCGTTTCTGATTATTCGGGCTGTTTTGGCTCGTAATCCCATGAGCTTGCGTATAGCTGCTGAAGTTCTGCCTTTAGCAATGGCTTCTAGGAGTTTTCCTAGAACAAGAAACATCATCAGGGACACGGCGGTGGTATAGTATAGTTTTCCTCCTCCAAAGAATGTGACATAGACACTGTAGAAGTAAGCCGCGGAAGTGCCCAGTGTAACTAGCACGTCCATGTTTGGGTTTTTGTTTTTTATTGCCTTATACGCGCCCGTGAAGAACTGGTGCCCAACTAGGAAATGAACTGGAGTTGATAAAACAAACAAGAGCAAAGGAACAAAATTGTCGATAGGCAAAGCAGGTAACGAAAACGGAAGAAACCGTGCATTGCTGTACAATACTACCGGAATGGTTAATGCAACCGAAAAAATTAGCTTATTTTTCAGGGAACGTATTTCGTTTTCTCGTTCTTTTTGTTCAGCATCTTGGATTCCTCCTTCGGGTTCCAAAACGTCGTATCCAACTTCTCGAATAACCTTTTTTATGGCTTCTAAACTAACCTGAGCCGGATTAAACTCAACAAATGCCGATTCAGTGGCAAAATTAACCGCCGCCTTGTAAACGCCTTCTTTTTTGTTCAATGCTTTTTCTATAGCTTGAGCACACATGGTGCAATGCATTCCACTGAGTTTGAAGGTAACTTCTTGATGAATGACCTTGTATCCAATTTCGGTGATGGTGTCTTCAATGGTTTGTTGGTCTACAACTGTTGGGTCGTAGTCTATGCTTGCTTTTTCTGAAGCCAGGTTAATTGTCGCATTAATTACCCCCTTCATTTTAGACAACCGTTTTTCTATGGTCTGAACACAAGTTGCACAATGCATTTCTCCAATGTTCAGAACAATCCGTTTCTTTTGTTGATCAGCCATTTTATTTTCCTACCCTTTTTTGTCCAAGCATTCGTGAGTTGGCTAGTTTTGTTGTTATTTTTTGAATTAACGATAATCAGGTGCATGAGTTGCTTGGCACATGCTTTACTGTAATGAATGTTTTCGAACGTATTTAATCATATTCTTTCTAGATAAAACTTTAACCTTCATGTCAACTGTATTGTTAAGAGCCTAGAAACTGTAAACCATAATGTTTTAATGATGCCCATCAACTGAGAATCTAAATGCAAACTTACTTTTGTGGAGGTGAATGTGGTAATGGAACATAAAGACGTGGTAGCGTTGACTTCTTCATCTTTTGACAGTTTCATAAATTCGGATGTACCTGTATTAGTTGATTTCTGGGCAGACTGGTGCATGCCCTGCAGAATGATGGCTCCTGTAATGGAAGAACTCGCAAAAGCATACGCTGGAAAAGCAAAATTTGGAAAAGTAAACGTGGACGAAAACAACCAAATTTCTGGACGTTACGGAATCATGAGCATCCCACACTTTTTGATATTCAAGAACGGACAAGTTGTCCAAAAAATCGTAGGCGCAGTAGGTCGCGGACCCCTAGAAGACGCCCTTAAACAGCACATGTAATATACGTTAAGTCAGTAAATGCTCAACACAGAAGGAAAGAATCGTTGACGCAAGCAGACCCTCAAAACAGGTTCAAAAAAACAGTAGGTTTTATTGTTAACCCGATCGCAGGCATGGGCGGAGCAGTTGGACTAAAAGGTACCGACGGCACCGAAATTCTAAAAAAAGCGGTTGCCCTTGGTGCAAAAGCCGTTGCTCCTGCACGTGCAGAACTTTTTCTTAAAGAATTAGAACCAGTAAAAGAGGACATACTGCTATTAGTTGGTCCCGGATTGATGGGCGAAACTGAAGCAAAAAATCAAGGTTACGATTACAAAGTTTTTGGAGAACAAAAAACAAACACCAAACCCGAAGACACCGTAGCTGTTGCAAAAACTATTGCAGCCCAAAATGTTGACCTTCTAGTTTTTTGTGGAGGCGACGGAACAGCAAGAGACGTCCTAACAGCTGTTGATATAAAAACTCCTGTTTTGGGAGTACCAACTGGAGTAAAAATGCACAGTGCAGTTTTTGGAATAGACCCAAAATCAGCAGCACGAATTGCTTCTCAGTATCTTTATGGCTTTTTGCCCTTATGGGAAGCCGAAGTCATGGATATAGATGAAGAAGAATTCCGTCACGGCAGGGTTTCTGCAAGATTGCATGGTTATTTGATTAGCCCATATGAACCCCATTTGATTCAAGGGGCTAAGATGGCGTCGCCCATGACGGAAAGTGAGTTGCGTAACCAAGCTGCTATGGCTGTTTATGTTATTGAAGAAATGAAAGAGGACGTGGTTTATATTGTGTCAGCGGGAACAACCACGCGAACTATCGGGGATCTTTTAGACCAAAAAAAGAGCCTTCTTGGTGTGGACCTTTTTGTTGACAAAAAAATTGTGGCAAAAGACGTGAACGAGCAACAAATCCTAGAAGCAATCGAAGGAAAAAAAGCCAAAATCATTGTTACTCCCATCGGGGGTCAAGGTTTTGTTTTCGGCAGAGGAAACCAGCAGATAAGCCCAAAAGTAATACGCAAAGTGGGAAAAGAAAACATCATAGTAGTTGCAACGGAAAACAAAATGAAACACATAAGGCGTCTCAAAGTAGACACAGGGGATCCCAAACTAGACGCAGAGTTTGCTGGAACAATAAAAGTTGTAACCGATTATAACATCGAAAAAGTAATAAAAATTGAATAATTAGACAAATAACTTAAGAATCGTGTTGAATTGGCGGTTTTAGAAAAAAAAGTATGCGAAAAATTTCCAGAGGTGGAAACTTTATTGTTGATGCCGAAAAAATTGTTGCTAAGCAAAGATGTACAAAAACAGTTCACAACCAATTTGTTCAACACAATGAAGACATTGAAAAATTAGGTTTTTGCTCAATTTGTGCACGGCTTGGAGAAAATGAGCTTATCACTCACAGTAAGAAAGGAAAAACTGTTTAAAAAAATATTGACTTTCAGGTTATTTGCCAAACACTGTAAACGTAATCTGTTTGCTCTGCGTTTGGTTCTCGAACGATTATTGTTCCCTCCAAACCCTTTCCAGAGTCATCTTTTAAAACAAAGTACAATAAATCATAGTCAACTTGAGCACCAAAATTGTTAGGAGTTTTCCAAAAATCACTTTTTGTAGAGAAACGGTGAACAACTTTTAACATTCTCTCATTAGTTTTAAGTTCTCCTAGAACAGACGGATCTAAGGAATCTTCAATCTGGTCATTAACTTTATTTAGCAAATTATTGACAAATGATATGAACTCATTTTGTCCTTCCAAAGCAAAGAATTGTTCTGTTCCATTTTCGACAAGAAAAAATGACCAGTCACTCATGGGTTCGTATTTAATTTCAGAATCCCAATTTTTTTTATTGATAAAATTCTCAACATCATCAATCCACGAAGTGTCCTTCGTAATTGATTGATGAGTAAACAACATCGAAATAATGATAATACAGGATACCAAAAAAATCGCAAAAAGATATTTTTTTTCCATATAATCCCCAGTAATGTTATACTAAGATATACAATAGTATTTGTCATTCTAACTATAAAAATTATAACAAAAATGAAAAATTATGCCACATTTATTTCAATGTGTTATTTTTGAAAGTAAATAAAAAAAGAGAGGAAAATTGAGACGATTTCATAATCACTCACCTACATACCAGTCATAATAGTCACTGATGAAGTCGTGCTCCAGAGAGAATCCTGACCAATCATTAATTACATAACCAACTGGCCATGTATTCGTCGACCATGATTGTGTTGTAACGTAAAAAACTTCGATGTCATAAGCTCTGAGATACGGAGTTTCAGGCCAACTCGTTTCATAGTAACCTTCATAGAAGTCCCATCCTCCATGGTCATAGTTATCATCTTCTTGACTGTAAATTATAGGCCAGCTGCTATTGCCAAAGTTGTGAAGATATACAACCCATTCTCCTAAGCCACTGTTCCAAGCGATTCCAACCTCATAATATGTTCCAATACCATCTTGAGATAACCAGCCATCATTGTCAAGTTCATTGAAATAAATTTTTATTGCGAATCCTGGTTCATCGTTATGGTCCCAAATTCCCACATATCGTTCTAAACCGTAGCCTGATGTGTATCGGTATGTCGTAGCAACTTCAAGAGGACAAGGTTCTGGGGGTTTAAGTGTTGGAGCATATAACGTTCGATCTTCGTCTGTTCCTAGAGTTAATGACTCGTCAATATAGTGTCTAGCTAAAGCACCTTTTATCGTGGGTTGCCACAATGGAGGGTACGTAATTTGGTTTATGTCAGCTCCCCATGCTTTATGCACTGAACGATACGTGTCACCTTTCGGGGGAGGGTTGTCAATATCACGTCTATCTCCGTATTTTTCAGCAATTTCTTCTCGAATATCTTCAGATTTTGTGAAATCTGGTATTTTCACAGAAGTTGGTTTTTTGGAATAGGAAGTGGAGTAGGCAAAGGCACTTAAAGTAAAAGAGAAAACCATTAAAACGATCACTAATGATGATATGCAACATGCGGTTTTTTTATTCAAAATCTCACCTCCTTTATGACAATTCAATTTTTACATAATGCGATTATGTAAGTAATAATTAAAAAAAACATAATTAATCAATTGCTGAATAATGACGATGTTTTTCTTCAGCGATAAACATTAATCGTTGAATTGGAGAAAATGGATTTTAAAAACTAACTAAAAAATTTATATTTAGTATATCACATATCTTAATATATGTCTTATTAGATAGTTTGCGTAACGATTGTATGCAGTATTTGGGGGGACATTAATTTCAGTAAAAACAAAATTGGCTATAATTGCAATAATATATAGAACTTCAGAAAAAAGAGACCAAATTATTGCCGCAACATCGATCCAGCAAATTAGAGATGAATTAAAACAAAGATATAACAAAGATTTGTCGGAAAGATGGATATTAGACATCATTAAAAGTCTGGGAAAGATTGTAATTAAACAGAAAGACCCTCGAAACCGACGGAAGACACTTTATCGAATAAATCCGAGCATGATAGAAAACACATTAATTACCCTTATCAAATTTAATAACACAACAAGAAACAATAATCCCTATTTTGAAGGGATCCTATCTTCCATGACTTCAGAAGAAACAAGTAAGTTCTTGGCAATTGGACATCAAAACACTTTCAAGACATCGTAACAATTAGATTGAGTGACATAATTTTTAAAAGTTTCTTTAACTCTTTTGATTCGTTCGATATCTTTAGTAGATGGTGTTCATTTCATATCTGCTTCAATAGCATTCCATTGTGTTTTAATTAATGGACGTATTGGTTTTGGAAGCGTTTCTTTTCACCTAACTAATATCATCCTAGTATCAAACTGTTAATAAATTTTATGTTGTAATTGTAAACTTATGCATAAAAATAATGGGAAAATGAAGAAAAATAATGGAAAAACAAAAGAATTGACATTATTTTTTTGGGTTTTCTAACCGAAACGAAAAACAATAAAAAGAGTAGAATAAGAAAAAAGAAAAACTATAATAAAAATAAATAAAGAAATAACTATAAATTCTGTCGTGAAAGTTGTTTTTGTAACAATTGGATGTGGCATGTATGAAGAAAATTGTTACTTTAGGTAGAGGTGGCAGCGGAAAAACTACTTTTGTTTCCCTTATGACAAAATACTTCATTGAAAAAGGTGAAACTCCTATTCTTCTTATTGATGCTGACCCTGACCAGAACCTGTCAGAAATGCTGGGAATTGATCTCAGCGACGAGGGACGAAAAACAATCTCTGAACTGCTTGTGGACACTTTCATGGAAGGTGGCGGCACAACAGTTGGGGTTCCTCCATCTAAACGAATTGAAAGCAAAATCTGGGAAACTGGACTTTACGAAGGTGACCAATTTGATTTCATGGCCATTGGAACCAAATTCATTGAAGGATGCTATTGTCTACCAAACAACGCCCTAAAAACTGCTCTGGCAGGGTTAACAAAAACCTACAAGTACGTAATTATTGACTCTCCCGGAGGTTTAGAACACCTAAACCGACGCATCGCCTCAGAGGTTGACGACATGTTTGACATTATTGACCCCTCACAAAAATCTTTTCACCACGTGGAACGAGCTTACAAAATCGCAAAAGACGTAGACATCAAATTCAACAATTTCTATGTAGTCGCAGGCAACAGAGTACCCGAATCACTTGAAGAAGAAGTCCAAAAACGAATAAACCTAACATATCTAGGAAAAATCAGCTACGACAAAGAAGTGGAAGAAGCAGTCCTCAAAGGGGCATCTCTAATAGATTTACCCAACACATCACCCGCATACGTATCAGTAAAAAAGATTCTACAAAAAGCAGGATATTGACATCCTAATAGGCGTTCAATTTTGAAACGATTTTAATTATAATCTGCCCATAGCCACAAAACTTCAAATATAATATTTCAGAAGAAGGTCAAGAGTATTTATTATTATGCCCTTCTTCTTTATTTGATGGATTTCCAGAGAAAAAACGCGGTAGTTGTGCATCTTTAATTTTTGTCTATGACTACTACTTTTATGACCGTTCCACGTTGAAAAATGCCTTTTTTCTGAAGACCCAAAGGAGCACAAGAATTGTTCATTTATTTTTGCAACCGTGGCTACTGCCAACTATTTTTTGACATTATTTTTTTTTTCTAAAAATGTTATTTTTCCTTAAGGTCTAACTGTTATTGTTGTTGAGTTGCTGTGAGTTAACCCATTGTCGTCAACAACAGTTAAAATAACAATATATTCATCGGGGGCACTGTAACTGTGGGTTGTTGTCATTCCCTCGCTGGTCTTTTCGTCTCCAAAATTCCATGAATACCTGACGATTTCTCCGTCAGAGTCTGTGCTCATTCTGGCATCAAATGTTATTGTTTGTCCTACTTCGGGGTTGTAATCGTCTACCGTGAATTGAGCTTGAGGAATTGCAAGGGTTGGGGTGATAAAGAGTACCCAGCATAGCAAAAACGTGAGAAAGTATCCTCCTATTCCCATGGTGAAAATTTTTGTTGGCTTATCCACTTTGTTCATGAAGAAATATTTTAGGACATAGTATGAAAGAATGTAAATCGCTAAACTGATGCTGATTCCGTTAAGCAGGGGGTCACCTACTTTGAGGTCAACCGTAAATGAGGCTACTAGTGCAGCTAGGACAGCTATGCCAACTCGGCAAATGTAAATAACGTTTAGCGTCTTCAAGTTGATACCTGCTTTTGGTTTTATTGTAGTGTTGTTGCATTAGTTATTTTCGTTTCCTATATAGTTTTTCACACTTACATCAAAAAATGGTTTAACCTAAACCTGGTCATTCCCGAGCTGCACCCTAATTGATTTTAAAATGTTTCAAGAGATTTCGCTGTCCCAATAATAGATTTCAGAATAACTATCCAAAAAATCAAAACGTGCATCATCGAAGATTATGTCCAGCCTCAACTCATACTTTGCAATTAACTTGTTCATGTTGCTCCAAATCAACTCAGACTGTTCATTTGGTCCCCATATTGGCATCCAAATTTTGTCTTCGGGATGTCGCATGCCCCATCCGTAATCTTTTGGCAAAACAAACGCCACGTCCCCCTTGATTTTTTCCAAATTTTCCTGATCAGGGGAACAAGTTAAGTTCCAAAATGTTTCCATGGCTGTGAAATGTTGTTCCTCTAAGATGCCAAAAGTTTGCTCATACGGATAATTAAACACTACAATATATTTTGCTCCCGCAGTGTACGCTGTAACCATGTCGTCAAACATTTCAGGTCCAGTTTTGTAGGTTCCTTTATGGGTATCGTCTGGGTCTTGGGTGTTCCACACGATAATGGCGCCCCAATCTTTGTTTTGGACCTTTGCTGCGCCCCTGCACATGCCTATGTGCTGGATTGGGTTGTGCCCCCAACCTAATTCAACAAAAATTGTATCGTATCCAGCGAGGTAATCAAACCAATACAATGCGTAATCTGACGTGAAAACTGGAAGACTGTTGTTTTTTACGAATTGCCAACTGTATCCTGAAGAGATTCCTTCAACAAACCTGTTGGCAGCATCGGTGTAGTCTGAAACGTTTTCAAAAACATTGCTTCCGTTATCTGGAGCACGCCAATGCCCGGAATCTATTTGTTTTCCTCCAGGTTCGTCATGTAAATATATTCCCAGAAATTGTTCTCCCCATCTTTGTTTTGCAGTAAGTAAATAATCTTGAATCCAAGGATATGTTTGGTAAGGAATAAAATCAAAATAAACCATTATGTTCATGTTGGCGTCGACAGCATATTGGCTAATTTCGTTTAGTGCAGTTTGGTTCATTGACACGTCCCAATTGCTTATGAGAAAAAAGTTTGTGTAATTTTTCACTTTGTCTATTAGAAGCTTTGCTTGGCTGGTTGAGTTGCCTCCAAAAGAAACCCCAAAAAAGAATTCATCAGCAGGTTCAGTTTCATGGTGACCATTAAAAATTAATGAAAAACTAATAGCGGAAATCAGTAAAATAACTGCAATACTTAGCAACCAGCGCTTCATGAGACTTCAAACTGAATTGTTGAATGCTTATAAAATCTTTTGCAAAAGTCGTTTTTTGTTCAAGTGCATAAAACAGATTATAGGGTTTCATTTTTTGTAATTGAACGAAAAAAAGAATAAGGCTAACATTATAAACTGTTTAAACCAAAAAGTTTCAAAACAGGGGACATTACAAATGGGGGGCAAGACTAGTGCAATATACACGTTTGTTTTGCAACTTATTGCAATTTTTCTTCTAGTTTTTCTGTTTCTTGTGGTAATGTTAGTTATTGTAGGTAATTCCCCGATAATGATTCTGTTCACGCCATCAGGAATTCTTCTTGAAATAATTTTTGTAATCTATTTTTGGTTGATAATTTTTCCCTTATCGGGCAAACCTAAAAAACCTAAGAAATCTGACAAAAAAGAACGTAAAAAATAATTTTGTGGTTAACGCATTTTTTGTTTCCGTAACATAAGACAGAAAAGGAATAGGGAATACTTCTTTTAAGGACTATAAACAAGGTTCTCGTTTCTGAGGCAATAACGTTGAAAGATGTAATGACAAGCTTTGATCTAGCAGCAGTTACTCGAGAAATCAAAGAGACCGTAGAAGGGGCTTTCATATCAAAAATTTATCAGATTGGAACCAAAACAATTCTCCTAAAGCTTCGCAAACCCGGAAATCCTCGAATACAATTGCTCATTGAAGCAGGTAAACGACTTCATTTTACCTCATATGCCCATGAAACGCCTCAACGGCCTTCTGCTTTTTGTATGTCCCTTAGAAAATATCTGGACAACGGGGTAATCCAGACAGTTAAACAGCACGAATTTGAACGGATAGCAACAATTGAAATTGCCACTCGTCAAGGAGTTTTCCAGTTGGTTTCAGAATTTTTCGGAGGCGGAAACATCATCCTAGTTGACCCGGAAAACAAAATCTTACAAGCCATGACATATAAACGAATGAAAGACCGAAACATTCTGCGAGCTGAACCTTTTCAGTATCCCCCTGCCCGAGGAAAAAATCCTCTTACTCTAAGTCTTGAAGAGTTTAAAGAAATCAAAGACTTCGGGGAAACAGAAATTGTACGCGCTTTAACCAAAATTCTTAGCATCAGTGGAACCTACGCTGAAGAAATTCTCTTACGTTCCGGTACAAACAAAAGGGTTCACTGCAACGAACTCAAAATTGACGAAATTGGCACAATCTTTAGTGAACTACAAAACCTTTTGTCAGTAATTGAATCCGGAACTTTAGAACCCGGCATAGTAAGTGATGAAAACCAAAAATGGGTTGACGTTACCCCCGTGGCTCTTAAAAAATATGAGCAGTTCAACAAACAAAAATTTGAAACCTTCAACAATGGTCTTGATGAATACTACGCAAAAATTACTGATGTTGAAAACACCAAAGAAGCCACTGGAGATGTGGAAAGTGAAGTTGCTCGCCATAAACGGATTCTTGAAAAGCAACTGCAGGCTTTAGAAGATCTAAAAGAGCCAATCATAAAAAACAAGAACATTGGAGATTTGATTTACCAGCATTTTGGAGATTTCCAAGCCCTTTTGCAAAAAATTTTGGAACAAAAAAATTACGGAAAATCTTGGGATGAAATCGCTTCAGCATTACAAGCTGGAAAGAAAGCGAACATTTATCCTGCTACTTTTTTCCAGTCGTTAGACTCAAAAAACCAAATTCTTTGTCTTTCTGTTGGTGACAATACTTTTTCTTTGAACCTTCGTGATACCATTCAAGATAACGCGAACCGTTACTATTTAAAATCTAAGAAAGCTGAAAAAAAACTGAAGGGCGCAGAAAAAATCCTTGAAGAAACCCGGGCAAAAATCGAGGAAGCAAAAAAACAGGTCGCCATAGCGAAAAAAGAACAGCAACCTCTTGCTAAACGACGGAAAAAAGAGTGGTACGAAAAATTCAGATGGTTCTATTCTTCTGACGGCTTTCTGGTTATTGGCGGTCGAGACGCTACCACAAACGAGTTGATTGTCAAGAAACGCATGGATCCTAACGATATTGTTTTTCACGCTGAAATAGTTGGAGCACCTTTTGTTTTGATTAAAACCGAAGGGAAAACTGTTCCTGAACAAACTATCAACGAGGCTGCTCAACTTGCAGCGTCCTATTCTCGAGCTTGGAAAGAACTTCTCACTGCCATTAACGTTTACTGGATACATCCTGATCAGGTGAGTAAAACTCCGCCTTCTGGGCAGTCGTTGCCAAAAGGGTCGTTTATGATTCGGGGAACCAAAAATTTTGTTCGGGGTGCAAAATTGCGTGTTGCAATTGGATTAAAAATTGAAGATGACGACGTTACCCTTGTAGGGGGACCAGTGGATGCGATTAGCAGTCAAGCAGATGCATATATTGAACTTATTCCAGGCACCCAAAAAAGCAGCGAGATTGCAAAAAAGATGCGCCATACCTTGTCTACTAAGGTTCCTGATGAACTAAAAAGAACAGTAACTGCGATTCCGTTAGATGAATTTCAACGCTTTATTCCGTTAGGTCGGGGAAAAATCGTATCTAAAAGATAAAATCCTGAGATGAATGAATAAAAATGGATGAAAAGTAGTTTTTAAAAACAACTACTTTTTGTGTTTTTTGGTGTAGCAGTCCCAGCAGAGAATTTCGCAGTTCTCGATTACTGGTGTGCCGCCTTTTTCTGGGCTAACGATGAAGTCTGCTTCCCAGCCTTTTTCGTCTGGTTGACCTCGTTTGTTCCAGTCAACTTGTTTCATACATAATGAATTGTATTTGTGTCCATGTTCAAGCTTTAGGCATTC
This window harbors:
- a CDS encoding copper-translocating P-type ATPase, which codes for MADQQKKRIVLNIGEMHCATCVQTIEKRLSKMKGVINATINLASEKASIDYDPTVVDQQTIEDTITEIGYKVIHQEVTFKLSGMHCTMCAQAIEKALNKKEGVYKAAVNFATESAFVEFNPAQVSLEAIKKVIREVGYDVLEPEGGIQDAEQKERENEIRSLKNKLIFSVALTIPVVLYSNARFLPFSLPALPIDNFVPLLLFVLSTPVHFLVGHQFFTGAYKAIKNKNPNMDVLVTLGTSAAYFYSVYVTFFGGGKLYYTTAVSLMMFLVLGKLLEAIAKGRTSAAIRKLMGLRAKTARIIRNGKETEVPVEDVQVGDIVIVRPGEKIPVDGVVTDGYSGVDEKVITGESIPVEKKVGDSVVGATINKTGMLKFKATKVGSDTVLAQIIKLVENALGSKAPIQRMVDAVSSYFVPMVLIAATISFFVWYLVAAEFTFALTIFIAVLIIACPCAMGLATPTAIMVGVGKGAEFGVLIKSSEALETVHKLQAIVFDKTGTLTKGEPEVTDIIPVSASKETKHDEEELLKLAAIAEKNSEHPLGEAIVKKAQEMDIKVSDPEKFNAIPGYGVEVEHNKKKVLLGTRKLMEQNNVDIKELEKKMQSLEEDGKTAMLVAVDGKAAGVIAVADTLKEYSVDAVKTLQNMGIEVIMLTGDNKRTAQAIAKQIGVNRVFAEVLPKDKASEIKRLQDEGKIVAMVGDGINDAPALAQANIGIAVGSGTDVAIETGDIVLVKNDLRDVVTSIQLSNATINKIKQGLFWAFAYNVILIPVAAGILNPYFLEPTYAAAAMSLSSVSVVINASLLKRFKPKLEKQN
- the trxA gene encoding thioredoxin, which produces MEHKDVVALTSSSFDSFINSDVPVLVDFWADWCMPCRMMAPVMEELAKAYAGKAKFGKVNVDENNQISGRYGIMSIPHFLIFKNGQVVQKIVGAVGRGPLEDALKQHM
- a CDS encoding ATP-NAD kinase family protein, with protein sequence MGGAVGLKGTDGTEILKKAVALGAKAVAPARAELFLKELEPVKEDILLLVGPGLMGETEAKNQGYDYKVFGEQKTNTKPEDTVAVAKTIAAQNVDLLVFCGGDGTARDVLTAVDIKTPVLGVPTGVKMHSAVFGIDPKSAARIASQYLYGFLPLWEAEVMDIDEEEFRHGRVSARLHGYLISPYEPHLIQGAKMASPMTESELRNQAAMAVYVIEEMKEDVVYIVSAGTTTRTIGDLLDQKKSLLGVDLFVDKKIVAKDVNEQQILEAIEGKKAKIIVTPIGGQGFVFGRGNQQISPKVIRKVGKENIIVVATENKMKHIRRLKVDTGDPKLDAEFAGTIKVVTDYNIEKVIKIE
- a CDS encoding AAA family ATPase yields the protein MKKIVTLGRGGSGKTTFVSLMTKYFIEKGETPILLIDADPDQNLSEMLGIDLSDEGRKTISELLVDTFMEGGGTTVGVPPSKRIESKIWETGLYEGDQFDFMAIGTKFIEGCYCLPNNALKTALAGLTKTYKYVIIDSPGGLEHLNRRIASEVDDMFDIIDPSQKSFHHVERAYKIAKDVDIKFNNFYVVAGNRVPESLEEEVQKRINLTYLGKISYDKEVEEAVLKGASLIDLPNTSPAYVSVKKILQKAGY
- a CDS encoding PKD domain-containing protein, whose translation is MKTLNVIYICRVGIAVLAALVASFTVDLKVGDPLLNGISISLAIYILSYYVLKYFFMNKVDKPTKIFTMGIGGYFLTFLLCWVLFITPTLAIPQAQFTVDDYNPEVGQTITFDARMSTDSDGEIVRYSWNFGDEKTSEGMTTTHSYSAPDEYIVILTVVDDNGLTHSNSTTITVRP
- a CDS encoding NFACT family protein, with amino-acid sequence MKDVMTSFDLAAVTREIKETVEGAFISKIYQIGTKTILLKLRKPGNPRIQLLIEAGKRLHFTSYAHETPQRPSAFCMSLRKYLDNGVIQTVKQHEFERIATIEIATRQGVFQLVSEFFGGGNIILVDPENKILQAMTYKRMKDRNILRAEPFQYPPARGKNPLTLSLEEFKEIKDFGETEIVRALTKILSISGTYAEEILLRSGTNKRVHCNELKIDEIGTIFSELQNLLSVIESGTLEPGIVSDENQKWVDVTPVALKKYEQFNKQKFETFNNGLDEYYAKITDVENTKEATGDVESEVARHKRILEKQLQALEDLKEPIIKNKNIGDLIYQHFGDFQALLQKILEQKNYGKSWDEIASALQAGKKANIYPATFFQSLDSKNQILCLSVGDNTFSLNLRDTIQDNANRYYLKSKKAEKKLKGAEKILEETRAKIEEAKKQVAIAKKEQQPLAKRRKKEWYEKFRWFYSSDGFLVIGGRDATTNELIVKKRMDPNDIVFHAEIVGAPFVLIKTEGKTVPEQTINEAAQLAASYSRAWKELLTAINVYWIHPDQVSKTPPSGQSLPKGSFMIRGTKNFVRGAKLRVAIGLKIEDDDVTLVGGPVDAISSQADAYIELIPGTQKSSEIAKKMRHTLSTKVPDELKRTVTAIPLDEFQRFIPLGRGKIVSKR
- a CDS encoding HNH endonuclease, with the translated sequence MVEFPEDVVKQAFGAADYRCECLKLEHGHKYNSLCMKQVDWNKRGQPDEKGWEADFIVSPEKGGTPVIENCEILCWDCYTKKHKK